The Sphaerisporangium siamense genome includes the window TGTGGAAGGCGACCGACGCCTCGACGTCCCGGCATGCGACGACGGCCTCGACGACCGCTCCGAGCGACAAACCACGTCTCCGTTCTGTCGTGCCATGTTCCGCATTGCGGAACGCCGTTTCACGCTAGAACGGCGGGCCTGGCCATGTCAATAAAGCGCCGGGGCTTCCGAAACCAGGACGGTCTTCCCTATAGTCCGAACAGAAACAGCGTTTCGGTTAGTGGAACGGAGCCCCTGTGAGTGGAGATGTGGCGGGAGAGCCGGTGACCGCCTACCGCGCGGTCGCGCTGCAGAGCGCGTGCCATGCCGTCAACCGGGCCGCGGACGCCGCGGCGAGCCGCGACATGATCCGCGCGGCCATCGACCGCGTCCACGACCAGGTCACGGCGACGAAGCGCTTCGTCGGGCCGGGCCTGCGCCTCGTGGTGCTCCCCGAGTACCTCCTGACCGGCCACCCCATCGGCGAGCCCCTCGAAGAGTGGTGCGAGCGGGGCGCCCTCGCCGCCGAGGGCCCCGAGTACGCGCGGCTCGCCGAGATCGCCCGCGACGCCGGGGTGTTCCTGTGCGTGAACGGCTACGAGCTCGACGAGCACTTCCCCGGCGTCTACTTCCAGGCGTCGGTGGTGTTCGGCCCGGCCGGCGAGACCGTGCTGCGGTACCGGCGGCTCAACTCCATGTTCGCCGTCACCCCGCACGACATCCTCACCCGGTACCTGGAGGTCTACGGGGAGGACGCCCTGTTCCCGGTCGCCAGGACCGAGATCGGCACGCTGGCCGCCATCGCCTCGGAGGAGATCCTCTTCCCCGAGGTGGCCCGCTGCCTCGCCATGCGCGGCGCCGAGGTGTTCCTGCACAGCTCCTCCGAGGTGGCCAGCGCGCTGCTGTCCCCCAAGAACGTCGCCAAGCTCGCCCGCGCCGTCGAGAACGGCGCCTACGTCGTCTCCGCCAACACCGCCGGCGTGCACGGCACCGGCCTGCCCGCGGAGTCCGGCGACGGCGCCAGCCAGATCGTGGACCACCGCGGCATCGTCCTCGCCAAGGCCGGCCAGGGCGAGTCGATGGCCGCCAACGCCGAGATCGACCTCGCCGCGCTGCGCCGCGCGCGCCGGACGCCGGAGATGATGAACCTCCTGCCCCGCCAGCGCTTCGAGCTGTACGCGCCGAGCTACGCCGGCACCTCTTTCTACCCGCCCGACAGCGTGCGGCCGGGCGAGACCGCGCGCGGGCACTTCGCCGCGACGCAGCGCCGGGTCATCGAGCGGCTGTCCGGCGACGGCCTGATCTGAGAAGCGGTCCCCATGACGAAGAAGATCTCCGTGCGCAACCCCCGCACGGGCGAGACCGACCACATCATCACCGCCGCGGACGCCGGCGAGATCGCGGACGCGGCGCGACGGCTGCGCGACGGCCAGCAGGAATGGGCGGCGAGCCCGGTCGAGGCGCGCGTCGCCGTCCTGCGCGCGTTCAAGGAGGCCGTCCTACGGCGGCGCGCGGACATCGTCGCCCTGCTGGAGGCCGACACCGGCCGGCGGTGGGCCTCCGAGATAGAGGTGGACGCGGTCGCCTCCGGCATCGACCGGGCCTGCGAGTTCGCCGAGGACACCTTCGCGCCCGCCCCGCCCGCCGCCACCCCCGACCCCGAGGTCACGGCCTCCGCCGACCTGGTGGCCTACCCGCTGGTCGCGGTCAT containing:
- a CDS encoding nitrilase-related carbon-nitrogen hydrolase; protein product: MSGDVAGEPVTAYRAVALQSACHAVNRAADAAASRDMIRAAIDRVHDQVTATKRFVGPGLRLVVLPEYLLTGHPIGEPLEEWCERGALAAEGPEYARLAEIARDAGVFLCVNGYELDEHFPGVYFQASVVFGPAGETVLRYRRLNSMFAVTPHDILTRYLEVYGEDALFPVARTEIGTLAAIASEEILFPEVARCLAMRGAEVFLHSSSEVASALLSPKNVAKLARAVENGAYVVSANTAGVHGTGLPAESGDGASQIVDHRGIVLAKAGQGESMAANAEIDLAALRRARRTPEMMNLLPRQRFELYAPSYAGTSFYPPDSVRPGETARGHFAATQRRVIERLSGDGLI